The following proteins come from a genomic window of Salvia hispanica cultivar TCC Black 2014 chromosome 4, UniMelb_Shisp_WGS_1.0, whole genome shotgun sequence:
- the LOC125224556 gene encoding cyclin-U2-2-like — MALISPRTLRHDLYSYSYQEHSKTPSVISVLASLIERTLARNARVKTKTKTKTSVFDCIETPDMTVQSYLERIFRYTKAGPSVYVVAYIYIDRLCHLHPDFRLGPANVHRLLITTIMLASKYVEDKNYRNSYFARVGGLTTEQMNKLEVEFLFMMKFKMHVNVSVYESYCSHLEREVSSGGGYQIERTLRCAIEIKSKQRFNSKNNDNDHRLFL, encoded by the exons ATGGCCCTAATATCACCAAGAACATTGAGACATGATCTCTACTCATACTCCTACCAAGAACACTCAAAAACCCCATCAGTCATCTCCGTCCTCGCCTCGTTAATCGAGAGAACCCTAGCCAGGAACGCCAGAgtcaaaaccaaaaccaaaaccaaaaccagtGTTTTCGATTGCATTGAAACGCCAGACATGACCGTGCAATCCTATCTCGAGAGAATATTCCGTTACACCAAGGCGGGCCCCTCCGTTTACGTGGTGGCCTACATCTACATCGACCGATTGTGCCACCTCCACCCGGACTTCCGCCTCGGCCCTGCCAATGTGCACCGCCTCCTCATCACCACCATCATGCTCGCATCCAAATATGTCGAGGATAA GAATTATAGAAATTCATACTTTGCTAGGGTTGGTGGGTTAACAACGGAGCAAATGAATAAATTGGAGGTTGAATTTCTGTTTATGATGAAGTTCAAAATGCACGTGAATGTGAGTGTTTATGAGAGCTATTGCAGCCatctagagagagaagtgaGCAGCGGAGGAGGCTATCAGATTGAGAGAACTTTGAGGTGTGCGATTGAGATTAAATCTAAGCAGAGATTTAacagtaaaaataatgataatgatcATCGTCTTTTCCtctga
- the LOC125219053 gene encoding transcription factor UNE10-like isoform X4, which produces MNQCVPGWDLDDSTKINVPQGVPSLDYEVAELTWENGQLAMHGLGVPRAGGTLESIVSQATFCPPPPNPTADAKDPAPWSEHHPNPEARTTDAMVPCPNGVRGDASRAGCSSTGSRRVVRAGARSVGESATCGGMSVDTWEREFRGPGFTSPTASMISPGNTISGNDRGCVPLHSSSQRNADEEEGRRRDSGKSSVCTKRNRAAAIHNQSERNDKASMLDEVIEYLKQLQAQVHMMSRMNMNMNMPSMMLPLALQQQQLQMSMMGCMGMGMGVMDMNTIPRPAVPWDNGGDCSAPPQPTAAAASVMPDPLAALLACQNQPLTMDAYSRVAAMYQQLQQQLPGSKN; this is translated from the exons ATGAATCAATGTGTACCGGGTTGGGATCTCGATGATAGTACCAAGATCAATGTACCTCAAGGCGTCCCTTC ATTAGATTATGAAGTGGCGGAGCTAACATGGGAAAATGGGCAACTAGCCATGCATGGCCTCGGCGTGCCACGCGCCGGCGGCACGCTCGAGTCCATCGTCAGCCAAGCCACCTTCTGCCCGCCGCCGCCAAATCCCACCGCCGACGCCAAGGACCCGGCGCCGTGGTCCGAGCACCACCCCAACCCTGAAGCCAGAACCACGGACGCAATGGTGCCGTGCCCCAACGGCGTCCGTGGGGACGCCAGCAGGGCCGGGTGCTCGTCCACTGGCTCCCGCCGCGTTGTGCGCGCGGGCGCACGCAGCGTGGGCGAGAGCGCCACGTGCGGCGGGATGTCGGTTGACACATGGGAGAGGGAATTCCGTGGGCCCGGGTTCACGTCACCGACGGCGTCGATGATTTCGCCGGGAAACACTATCTCCGGCAATGACCGCGGCTGCGTTCCCCTTCACAGCAGCTCTCAG AGAAACGCAGATGAGGAAGAGGGCAGAAGAAGAGACAGTGGAAAGTCTTCAGTTTGCACAAAAAGGAATAGGGCAGCCGCAATTCATAACCAATCCGAACGT AATGACAAAGCATCAATGTTGGATGAGGTGATAGAGTACTTGAAGCAATTGCAAGCTCAA GTGCACATGATGAGTAGGATGAACATGAACATGAACATGCCATCCATGATGTTGCCACTAGCtttgcagcagcagcagcttcAGATGTCGATGATGGGATGCATGGGCATGGGGATGGGTGTCATGGACATGAACACTATCCCCCGCCCCGCGGTGCCATGGGACAATGGAGGGGACTGTTCGGCACCGCCTCAGCCGACTGCGGCCGCCGCCTCCGTCATGCCGGACCCTTTAGCAGCACTTCTTGCATGCCAAAATCAA CCATTGACTATGGATGCTTATAGTAGGGTGGCAGCTATGTACCAGCAATTGCAGCAACAGTTACCTggttcaaaaaattaa
- the LOC125219053 gene encoding transcription factor UNE10-like isoform X2: MNQCVPGWDLDDSTKINVPQGVPSLDYEVAELTWENGQLAMHGLGVPRAGGTLESIVSQATFCPPPPNPTADAKDPAPWSEHHPNPEARTTDAMVPCPNGVRGDASRAGCSSTGSRRVVRAGARSVGESATCGGMSVDTWEREFRGPGFTSPTASMISPGNTISGNDRGCVPLHSSSQRNADEEEGRRRDSGKSSVCTKRNRAAAIHNQSERKRRDKINQKMKTLQKMVPHSSKNDKASMLDEVIEYLKQLQAQVHMMSRMNMNMNMPSMMLPLALQQQQLQMSMMGCMGMGMGVMDMNTIPRPAVPWDNGGDCSAPPQPTAAAASVMPDPLAALLACQNQPLTMDAYSRVAAMYQQLQQQLPGSKN, translated from the exons ATGAATCAATGTGTACCGGGTTGGGATCTCGATGATAGTACCAAGATCAATGTACCTCAAGGCGTCCCTTC ATTAGATTATGAAGTGGCGGAGCTAACATGGGAAAATGGGCAACTAGCCATGCATGGCCTCGGCGTGCCACGCGCCGGCGGCACGCTCGAGTCCATCGTCAGCCAAGCCACCTTCTGCCCGCCGCCGCCAAATCCCACCGCCGACGCCAAGGACCCGGCGCCGTGGTCCGAGCACCACCCCAACCCTGAAGCCAGAACCACGGACGCAATGGTGCCGTGCCCCAACGGCGTCCGTGGGGACGCCAGCAGGGCCGGGTGCTCGTCCACTGGCTCCCGCCGCGTTGTGCGCGCGGGCGCACGCAGCGTGGGCGAGAGCGCCACGTGCGGCGGGATGTCGGTTGACACATGGGAGAGGGAATTCCGTGGGCCCGGGTTCACGTCACCGACGGCGTCGATGATTTCGCCGGGAAACACTATCTCCGGCAATGACCGCGGCTGCGTTCCCCTTCACAGCAGCTCTCAG AGAAACGCAGATGAGGAAGAGGGCAGAAGAAGAGACAGTGGAAAGTCTTCAGTTTGCACAAAAAGGAATAGGGCAGCCGCAATTCATAACCAATCCGAACGT AAACGAAGAgacaaaatcaatcaaaaaatGAAGACGTTGCAAAAAATGGTCCCACATTCCAGCAAG AATGACAAAGCATCAATGTTGGATGAGGTGATAGAGTACTTGAAGCAATTGCAAGCTCAA GTGCACATGATGAGTAGGATGAACATGAACATGAACATGCCATCCATGATGTTGCCACTAGCtttgcagcagcagcagcttcAGATGTCGATGATGGGATGCATGGGCATGGGGATGGGTGTCATGGACATGAACACTATCCCCCGCCCCGCGGTGCCATGGGACAATGGAGGGGACTGTTCGGCACCGCCTCAGCCGACTGCGGCCGCCGCCTCCGTCATGCCGGACCCTTTAGCAGCACTTCTTGCATGCCAAAATCAA CCATTGACTATGGATGCTTATAGTAGGGTGGCAGCTATGTACCAGCAATTGCAGCAACAGTTACCTggttcaaaaaattaa
- the LOC125219053 gene encoding transcription factor UNE10-like isoform X3, with protein MNQCVPGWDLDDSTKINVPQGVPSLDYEVAELTWENGQLAMHGLGVPRAGGTLESIVSQATFCPPPPNPTADAKDPAPWSEHHPNPEARTTDAMVPCPNGVRGDASRAGCSSTGSRRVVRAGARSVGESATCGGMSVDTWEREFRGPGFTSPTASMISPGNTISGNDRGCVPLHSSSQRNADEEEGRRRDSGKSSVCTKRNRAAAIHNQSERNDKASMLDEVIEYLKQLQAQVLQAQVLQAQVHMMSRMNMNMNMPSMMLPLALQQQQLQMSMMGCMGMGMGVMDMNTIPRPAVPWDNGGDCSAPPQPTAAAASVMPDPLAALLACQNQPLTMDAYSRVAAMYQQLQQQLPGSKN; from the exons ATGAATCAATGTGTACCGGGTTGGGATCTCGATGATAGTACCAAGATCAATGTACCTCAAGGCGTCCCTTC ATTAGATTATGAAGTGGCGGAGCTAACATGGGAAAATGGGCAACTAGCCATGCATGGCCTCGGCGTGCCACGCGCCGGCGGCACGCTCGAGTCCATCGTCAGCCAAGCCACCTTCTGCCCGCCGCCGCCAAATCCCACCGCCGACGCCAAGGACCCGGCGCCGTGGTCCGAGCACCACCCCAACCCTGAAGCCAGAACCACGGACGCAATGGTGCCGTGCCCCAACGGCGTCCGTGGGGACGCCAGCAGGGCCGGGTGCTCGTCCACTGGCTCCCGCCGCGTTGTGCGCGCGGGCGCACGCAGCGTGGGCGAGAGCGCCACGTGCGGCGGGATGTCGGTTGACACATGGGAGAGGGAATTCCGTGGGCCCGGGTTCACGTCACCGACGGCGTCGATGATTTCGCCGGGAAACACTATCTCCGGCAATGACCGCGGCTGCGTTCCCCTTCACAGCAGCTCTCAG AGAAACGCAGATGAGGAAGAGGGCAGAAGAAGAGACAGTGGAAAGTCTTCAGTTTGCACAAAAAGGAATAGGGCAGCCGCAATTCATAACCAATCCGAACGT AATGACAAAGCATCAATGTTGGATGAGGTGATAGAGTACTTGAAGCAATTGCAAGCTCAAGTGCTGCAAGCTCAAGTGCTGCAAGCTCAAGTGCACATGATGAGTAGGATGAACATGAACATGAACATGCCATCCATGATGTTGCCACTAGCtttgcagcagcagcagcttcAGATGTCGATGATGGGATGCATGGGCATGGGGATGGGTGTCATGGACATGAACACTATCCCCCGCCCCGCGGTGCCATGGGACAATGGAGGGGACTGTTCGGCACCGCCTCAGCCGACTGCGGCCGCCGCCTCCGTCATGCCGGACCCTTTAGCAGCACTTCTTGCATGCCAAAATCAA CCATTGACTATGGATGCTTATAGTAGGGTGGCAGCTATGTACCAGCAATTGCAGCAACAGTTACCTggttcaaaaaattaa
- the LOC125219053 gene encoding transcription factor UNE10-like isoform X1, translating to MNQCVPGWDLDDSTKINVPQGVPSLDYEVAELTWENGQLAMHGLGVPRAGGTLESIVSQATFCPPPPNPTADAKDPAPWSEHHPNPEARTTDAMVPCPNGVRGDASRAGCSSTGSRRVVRAGARSVGESATCGGMSVDTWEREFRGPGFTSPTASMISPGNTISGNDRGCVPLHSSSQRNADEEEGRRRDSGKSSVCTKRNRAAAIHNQSERKRRDKINQKMKTLQKMVPHSSKNDKASMLDEVIEYLKQLQAQVLQAQVLQAQVHMMSRMNMNMNMPSMMLPLALQQQQLQMSMMGCMGMGMGVMDMNTIPRPAVPWDNGGDCSAPPQPTAAAASVMPDPLAALLACQNQPLTMDAYSRVAAMYQQLQQQLPGSKN from the exons ATGAATCAATGTGTACCGGGTTGGGATCTCGATGATAGTACCAAGATCAATGTACCTCAAGGCGTCCCTTC ATTAGATTATGAAGTGGCGGAGCTAACATGGGAAAATGGGCAACTAGCCATGCATGGCCTCGGCGTGCCACGCGCCGGCGGCACGCTCGAGTCCATCGTCAGCCAAGCCACCTTCTGCCCGCCGCCGCCAAATCCCACCGCCGACGCCAAGGACCCGGCGCCGTGGTCCGAGCACCACCCCAACCCTGAAGCCAGAACCACGGACGCAATGGTGCCGTGCCCCAACGGCGTCCGTGGGGACGCCAGCAGGGCCGGGTGCTCGTCCACTGGCTCCCGCCGCGTTGTGCGCGCGGGCGCACGCAGCGTGGGCGAGAGCGCCACGTGCGGCGGGATGTCGGTTGACACATGGGAGAGGGAATTCCGTGGGCCCGGGTTCACGTCACCGACGGCGTCGATGATTTCGCCGGGAAACACTATCTCCGGCAATGACCGCGGCTGCGTTCCCCTTCACAGCAGCTCTCAG AGAAACGCAGATGAGGAAGAGGGCAGAAGAAGAGACAGTGGAAAGTCTTCAGTTTGCACAAAAAGGAATAGGGCAGCCGCAATTCATAACCAATCCGAACGT AAACGAAGAgacaaaatcaatcaaaaaatGAAGACGTTGCAAAAAATGGTCCCACATTCCAGCAAG AATGACAAAGCATCAATGTTGGATGAGGTGATAGAGTACTTGAAGCAATTGCAAGCTCAAGTGCTGCAAGCTCAAGTGCTGCAAGCTCAAGTGCACATGATGAGTAGGATGAACATGAACATGAACATGCCATCCATGATGTTGCCACTAGCtttgcagcagcagcagcttcAGATGTCGATGATGGGATGCATGGGCATGGGGATGGGTGTCATGGACATGAACACTATCCCCCGCCCCGCGGTGCCATGGGACAATGGAGGGGACTGTTCGGCACCGCCTCAGCCGACTGCGGCCGCCGCCTCCGTCATGCCGGACCCTTTAGCAGCACTTCTTGCATGCCAAAATCAA CCATTGACTATGGATGCTTATAGTAGGGTGGCAGCTATGTACCAGCAATTGCAGCAACAGTTACCTggttcaaaaaattaa